AACTGATGTAAGATAAAATTACTCAGTTTGGAGGTTATTTTTATGGCAAGAAGAAAAGACAGCCCGTAAAAAGCAGCAATGGGAAAAATGATGCGTGATTATCTGAAAAATAATGATTGCCTGATGGACTGTACTCTTCCTGTATGATTTCTTACCCGTTGTTTCTGCTGCTTTTGCTCCAGCAATCTTAGGACCACGTTCTACTGTATAGATGTTACTGCCCTTTATCCTCGTTCCTTTTGGCTCATGAGAATGAATCTTGGCTTTCTCCTTTGTGAGAATGACCATAGGCTTGTCATCCACTTTTTTTATATTCAATGTTCTCACCTTCTTTCAGAAAATTTCTGATTAAATCTTTATAAACTCGTTGCATAATTTGCTTCGTCTGTGTATACTATAGTTAGTAGATGGGCTATATGCCTATCATGTGGACTGACACATAAAATCCGAAATTCTTTCCGGACTTCGGGTGCCGGACAGTTGGCTGGCAACGGAAAAACCAGTTTGCTTATCGGACTTCGGGTGCCGATCAGTTGGCGGACAACAGAAAAATCAGTCATTAAAGGAAGGTGTCATCTGCTACGGCAGACGAACCTTCCTTTTAAATTTGCCAAAATACCATTTAGATATAAGGAACTTAATGCTTATGACTAAGAAACAGGCTATTGCCATCATCACCAAGTGTGCAAAACAATACCAGCAGTATTTAGAAGGTAATCAGGTTGTTTTTGTCTATCGTGACGAAAACAATAAGTCAAACCATAGGATTTGAGGTAATATGCAGATATTTGTAGATGCAGATGCATGTCCGGTAGTGGACATAGTAGAAGATATAGCTGAAAAACATAATATTCCAGCCACATTGCTGTGCGATACCAATCACGTGCTGTATTACGATTACAGTGAAGTGATTGTAGTTGGTGCAGGGGCAGATGCTGTTGACTATAAGCTGATAAGCATTTGTCACAGAGGAGATATTGTTGTTTCTCAGGACTATGGTGTTGCAGCAATGGCTCTTGGTAAAGGTGCCTATGCAATTCATCAGTCTGGCAAATGGTACACAGATGAGAATATTGACCGGATGCTTATGGAAAGACACCTTAATAAGAAAGCCAGACGAGGTTCTTCCAAGAATCATATTAAGAAACAGAAGAAGCGGACAAGTGAAGATGATGAACGATTTGCACAGTCATTTGAGAAGCTTGTGCTGATGGCACAGGCGAGAGAAGGTGAGTAGGATGAGACTATTTAAGAAGAAAAGTGTGGTTCAGTCTTATGACAAGGAAAATAAGAAGCCTGTAATCAAAGCCAGCATTTGTAATGGCGAGCAGGTTGCAGGTTTTAAGGATATACAAACAGGTAAGATTGAAGAGGTTATGCTGATAAAAAGTCCGGCAGACCTTGAAAGTTTTAAGGCTATGTATGGAATAGATGAAGAGATAGTAAAGGAATACTGATTATGAATATACAGATATTTGGCACTAAGAAATGTAATGATACTAAGAAGGCTGAGCGTTTTTTTAAGGAGCGTGGCATCAAGTATCAGTTCATTGACATGAAAGAAAAAGGAATGAGCAAAGGTGAATTTAACTCTGTTGCACAGGTAAATGGTGGTCTGGAGAATATGATCAACTGGGATGGCAAAGACAAGGATTTGCTTGCACTTATTAAATATACTACGGACGAAGATAAGCTGGAAAAAGTGCTTGAGAATCCGCAGGTAATTAAAACTCCGGCAGTAAGGAATGGAAAGCAGTCGACATTAGGTTATCAGCCGGATATCTGGAAAGGATGGAACTAATGGTAAAGAAAATAGTAAAAGACCCATTGTTTCTTGCACAGAAGTCGGTGGATGCAACAGAGGCAGATAAGCAGGTGGTAACAGATCTGATTGATACACTTAGAGCCAATCTTGACCATTGCGTAGGCATGGCTGCAAACATGATAGGTGTTAAGAAGAATATTATTGTTGTGGCAGCAGGACCATTTCAATTTGCAATGATTAATCCGGTAATCACAAAGAAATCCGAAGCATTTCAGACAGAGGAAGGATGCCTGTCTCTGGAAGGTGCTCGTCCTTGCACCAGATATCAGGAGATTGAGGTGGATTACCTTGATCAGAGCTTTAAAAAGCAGCATGGGAAATATTCCGGCTGGACGGCACAGATAATTCAGCATGAGATTGATCATTGTAATGGTATTGTGATATAAAATGCTGTCTATTATTTATGGTTGCATGAGGATATTTCAATGGGCAGAATCTCGTCCTTCTATTGAATCGGAAACCAAAGAGGATACGATTGAACCGGGAACCGAAATATTATCTCTTACAGCAGATCTAAGAGAAGATGGCCTTGTTAAATCAAGAACCGGAGATACCACTACGGATGCGACTTATAGCGATTGGTACAAAGCAGTATATGTTCCTGTTGCGAAGACAGCACAAGCTGTAAATGGAGGTAAATGAAAAGTCTAATCCCCCAGCTATGCTGGGGAGAATGGAATAGCTGGAAGCGGTGAGGATATCAATAAAAAACCTCCTGTGATATATTAAGAATGGTGTCGCAAGCCAAACTTAATCACAGGAGGTGGTCCATATGGACAATAAAAGTTTATCACACACAAAATGGAAATGCCAATATCACATTGTATTTATTCCGAAATACAGAAAGAAAATTTTGTATGGAAGAGTGAGAAATGATGTGAGAGAAATAATAAGCACGTTATGTAAATACAAAGATGTGGATATTTGGATTGTCAACACTTTTTCAGACAAATTTTTTTAGGTTATTTTCCCGATATTGTACAGGCGTTTGATACCCTAGGGAGGAATGTATACGGTGATGATTATACCAGTTTACATAATCCCATAGTTTTATCTTCAGTTCTTCTAGTATTTCATCCTTTAATTAACTCGACTTTTTGACAGACAGTGTATCAACAATGATTTCTTCCGATACATCAATATCATCGAGATTATATTTCCAATGGAACACAATCGGCTCTTCGTTTATTTCTACAAAATATCTGTAGATACGATTAGTAAGTTCCTCCTTAGATTTAACACGGATACCTCTGAGCATCTGACGAGTCATCTTGCTAAAGAAACTTTCAACCATATTGAGCCATGATCCATGTTTGGGAGTGAATACAAATTCGAATCTTCCCGGTACAGTTGCCAGGTATTTTCTGGTCGCCTCTGATGTATGAACTTTAAGATTATCGAGTACGATGCGAAGCTTGTCTCCCTTTGGATACTTATCATCTAACAGCTTCAAAAATTCAATGTATTCCGTGCTGCTGTACTTGTCTCTTACAAGAGGAATCGCTTCTCCTGTTTGAAGATCAATTGCAGCTAATAATGAAAGAGTCCCCAAACGTTTATATTCGTAATCTCTATTGATGGTCGGATGCTTTTCGTTCGGCATTAAATCATCTGATGTTGTTGCAATAGCCTGTATTCCTGGCTTTTCATCATAAGACAGCACATGTATAGGTGTATCTTCAGATATAATGAGCTTTCCAGATTCATCAAACTGCATTTCAAGCTGCTTATACACAAGCAGGACATTATGCATTTTGGAATCAAAATTAGGATCCCTGTTCTCACAATAATAAGTTATTTTATGTGGCTTTATATCTGCCTCGTCAAGAATTGTATGTACTGTACTTTTATGAATGGTGGATAGTCTTGTGTATCCAGCTGCTTCAGCAGTTTTATTGATATGTGAGGTTAGCTTTGCATACGTCCATGTTTCAGCAGCATATCCAAAATCAATTGGCTTCTGGCATGCAATGTTAATGATCCAGGCTTTTTCTTCGTCTGTAATCTCTGCATTCCTGCCACGACCAGGGGCATCAAAGAGTGCATTTTCAATGCCTCCTTCTTTAAACTTTTTCAGGCAAAGCATGACGCTGCAGCGGTTGATCCCCACTTTATCAGCAATCGCATCTATTGATACGGAATCCGCACGTAATAATAGAATGCGCGCTCTTGTAACTGTTTGAGCCTGAATTGTTCTGGCACGAGTCTGACGTTCCAGATATTCTCTTTCTTCATTGCTGAGTTCGATTGATGATGCTCTTTTGCCCATGCAAATGCCCTCCAAAATCTTTATAAGGACATTATAGCACAGGTTCTGAATATAGTCGAGTTATTAAAAGAATATTATACTAGCAAGCCAAGCTATATACAGACTGTTTGGGGAGTTGGTTATCGGTTCAATAAAAATTTAATAGCATAGAAACAGGCAATTAAGAAACAAAATCTTGGTTGTCTTTTTTATTTGTAAAAACATTTACAGTGACAGGTGCAGAAAGGAGACAGGAGTACATTGCAGAAATCAAAACGAATACGGGCAGTAATGATAAAGGTTTATAAGTGAATATCGTAGTTATGCAAAGGCAGTCAATAATGGCTGCCTTTTGTCATGCAAAAAATAAGCAGATGGAGGAAATACTATGGCAGAATCTAAAACAGAAAAACAGAAAGTACAGGAAATAACGGAGAAGCTAGAGCAGGGTATCAAGGAGCTTTTTGAAAGCGAGAAGTACAAGACTTATCTGAATACCATGTCAAAATTCCATAATTACAGCTTTAACAATACTATGTTAATTGCGATGCAAAAGCCAGACGCTACGTTAGTGGCCGGATTCAAGGCTTGGCAGAAGAATTTTGACAGGCACGTTAAGAAGGGGGAAAAGGGTATTCGTATCCTTGCCCCAGCACCCTATAAAATCAAAGAGGAGAGGGACAAGATTGATCCGGTCACACAAGAACTTTTACTTGATAAGGACGGAAATCCGCAGAAAGAAGAAGTCGAGATAACAATTCCGGCATTCCGGGCAGTATCCGTTTTTGATGTGGCGCAGACAGACGGAAAGCCGATACCGGAACTTGCGGCAAAGGAGCTTCTTTCAGATGTGGAAGGGTATCAGGATATGATTCGTGCAGTAGAAGCCATTTCACCAGTACCGATTGAACTGGAGGAGATAGCCGGAGATTCCAAAGGCTACTATGACAGGGAAGCAAAGCGGATTGCGGTGCAGGAAAACATGAGCGAGGGCCAGACCTTAAAGACCATGATCCATGAGGTGGCTCACTCCAAGCTGCATAGCAAGGAAGTGGAGCAGGATGAGCAGATGAAAAAAGACCGCAATACCAAAGAAGTGGAAGCTGAGAGCATAGCTTATACAGTATGTCAGCATTTTGGAGTGGACACTTCCGATTATTCCTTTGGATATATTGCCGGATGGAGCAGTGGCAGAGATACCAAGGAACTGAGAGCTTCCATAGATACGATACGGAGGACAGCTTCGGAGTTGATTACCGGGATAGAGGAACAATTACAGGAATTACAAAGGAACAGGGAAGTATCACAGGAACAGACAAAGGAAAGTATTCTCCTCATACAGAATACTGACCTTTCAGAGTTCAGTCTGCTTGATGTATATGGCATGGACAGACCGGAACTGATGCAGGCATTGTCAGAAATGACAGACGATGACAAGTTGAGCATACAGGCATATTTGGAAAGCAGGGGTGCATGGACAACGGAAATCGGCAATCAGGATTCCAGAGAGTACGGAGAGTATCATCTGGATGTGCGTTATAACACAGATACAGATGAGCTGATTGATATGAAGGAGAGAAAGGCGGTCTATGATAAGGCAATGGAGCCGATCAATGCCGATGATGTGGTTGTTAAGTTCGCTTCAATTTTTGAAAGCGAATGGGAGGTTTTGAAAATCACAAATATGTTGAGGGATGATGTCAGAAAAATGCTCAAAGATATGGCTTTTCTTGATGAAAAAGAATGGGATGGCAATTACCTTTCATATATGGAAAAACAGGGAGCGGAAATCACGTTACTTGCGTCCAGTAGTAAGGAATTAAATGGAAATATGCCGGACTTTTGGGATTATGAATACGATTTTAATGCAGGTCTGACGGATGCAGAGGAATTGTCTGTCATTCAACAGGCAGAGCATATCATTAACCGGTTGGAGCATGGACAGCCAACTTTTTCCGATGATGAAAGAAATTTGATTGTAAATTATGCGTACAAGCTGGGGAATGTGGAGAAAACAAGGGAGCTTGCAGAACATATATATGCACAGGAAGTGGATGGAAATCAGGATGTTGCATTAGCAATGATTGATGCACAGGCAGAAATCGACGCACTTCCGGATAGCATGATCAGTATATACGAAATGCAGGAATATGGCTATACATGGAATGAAATGTTTCCTCTGACACAGGAAAGGGCAATAGAACTATTTGACCATGATCTGCCTGTGTATCTTCTGCATACGGACGGATCAGAGACTACTGTATCCGACAGAAAACAGATTGAGAAACATGACGGGATGTGCGGTATTGAAAAAGGGGACTGGCTGAATGAACGAAAGCTCCAGATGATGCAGGAAGAAATTACAGAGAGTGATTCCAACAGGGAAGCACAGCTCTTGTATGGAAATACCGATAAATATGGCATTTATCAGTTAAATGATGATCCTAAACTGGATAAGTTTCGTTTTGAGGGAACGGAAAGCCTGAAGCGTATGGGAATAATCAAGGACAATTTTGATGCTGTATCACCGGAGAATTATAAGCTCGTGTATATGGGAGAACTTGCAGAATTGCAGGGACAGACACAATCGGAAACATTGGAAGCAATCTATACAAAGTTCAATATTGATCACCCGGCAGATTATAAGGCACACTCTCTTTCGGTCAGTGATATTGTAGTACTGCATGAGGATGGCGAGAACAGCGCACACTTTGTTGATTCTTTTGGATTTACGGAACTGCCGAAGTTTATGCTGACATTGGAAGGTAAGGAGAACGAAATACAGACAGAGCTTGCGGTACATATCGCAGACCGCTATATCCTTATGCATGAATGTGATGAGGGATACGATTACTCCATTCTGAATGAGCAGTATCATTTACTCGATGGTGGTGTTTATGATAATCCGGATATTACGATTCAAAGAGCAATGGATATGGTAATCGCAGACTTGAAGGAACCACGCTTTTCAGCGGTTACAGAGCAGTATTATCGTGACGAATATTTGCAGGGAGAAGTATATGCGGGTTCTGAGGTCGAGATTGTAGATTATGAGGAGCTTTCAGAAAAAGCGGAGGAAGTAGAACAGGCGGACTTGGAAGCGAAGCAGGCAGAATTTAAGGAGAACAATCCGGATGTGGTTGCAGATTTCCGGGCAAAGACAGAAGAATTGTTTCATAGTCTGGACGGACAGAGTGCGGACGATATAGAAAAAACGGTATATGCCTATGTACAGTCGCAGATAGACGAGTATGGACTGGATGCACAGATTGTTGATGTGGTGGTATCCGGAAGCCGATGCAGAGGTATTGAGCAGGAAAATTCGGATTTGGATGTAGTTGTGGAATACACAGGCTCAACCAGAGAAGATGACTTTTTCAATATGCTACATGAGGACAGCATTTATATTGCAGGCATACAGGTAGATATTAACCCGATTACAGAGAGCAGAACCGGAACATTGGAGACTTATCTGCCAGAAGTGGAAACCTATCTGCAGGAGAAGGCACAGCAGGAACAGATCAACAATCAGCTTGTCACGCAGGGGAGAGAATTGGTGCAGGAACAAAACGCACTTGTATCAGAAGAAAAAGTGCTTTCTGAACTGGAAAAAGAGCCTATAATTGAACCAGAGACAGTCCATATTACATTTACGGTTGCTGAGTGTGGAGAATTTCACAATATGGGTGAATACCATGAGGGCATTGAAACGATAGAGGAAGCTATGAAACTTTACAATGCCATTGATCCTTCCCGTATGCATGGGATTCCTTCTATTGGTGTAAATATGCACATTGATGGTACAGAAGAATGGGAAGATGAGGAAGCAGATATTGTCAGAGGGAATTGCATAGATGTGGATTTTCTGAATTACACACCAGAGCTTCGGGATACTCCCACAGTGCAGGATGCACTTAAAAAACTGATTGCGGCATATCCGGAGAAAGAGGTCAATGACCGGGAGACAAAAGAAACGAAGATACAGACGCTTGCGGCAGAACTTGATCAGTTATCCTATGATATTGACACTTTTGAATATAGAGACTCGGTACCGGACAGGGAAGCACAGGTTCAAATGATTGCAAATGATATAAAAAGCGGTAATGTGAAGCCATTACAGATTTTTTTGCAGACATCTATTGATGAGGGAATTGACGAGGACAGCGAAAGACAGGCAAAAGAGCTGATTGCTAAGCTGGCAGAATATAAGCCGCTTGCCAAGATCGAGGAGTTGGAGGAGCAGAATTATAACATGATTGATGACAGGCTCAACAATGGTGTGGAGAAATTCAATCGTGAGGAAGAAATGAAAGAACAGGCGGAAAAGCCGCAGGTTCGTACTTCCTTAAAGGAGCGTCTGGCAGCTAAGCAGAAGGAAGTGGCACAGGGCAAGAAAGATTCCAAAGAGCAGGAAAAATCAAAGAATACACACAGGGAGATGTAAGAATATGAATAATCCATTTACAGTTGAAGAAACCAATTTGATATGTATTTTCCATAGTGACAGCAGGGCAAAGGTTATAGAGGGCATTCATAAGGCAATGAAACATATCGACGATGATGAACTTTTAGAATTGTCGATGCGTGTGGCAGGAAAACTGGAAAGCATAGGTGATGAAGAATATGCCGGATTAGTGTTGGAAGCGGCAGAATAAAAATATGGTAGTCATTAGGTGCACCTTTTGACTACCGTTTTTTTATTAAAAATTAAAGAGGAGCCGGATCACTCCGACTCCTCCAAGTATGTGTCCGCAAACACATACCCCAATTGCTATCTATAATATACTATAGGCAGGTAAAATATGCAAGCATTATATGGAATTTTTTAAGATGTTTAAGCGAGAGAACAAATCAGGATGAATCGAAATAGCTGAAACATTCGGGTTTACAGAAGATTCGTATTCTCTTGTAATCTTTTCAAATTCACGGATGAATGATTTGATCTCTGTTTTAGAGACTTTCAGTAATTTTAAGTAGTAACAGATAAGGATGATGTAATCGCCGATTGTTTTGAAATTTATGTATGGCATCCCCATTTCTAAAATCAGGCATTGTTTCATTGGTCTTGAAGGGTCCATTTTTTTGAAACGGGTATCATATACCACATCGTTGTGAGCAATGGCATTTCTTAAATCTTTTAAGGCATATACATATTTAT
The Roseburia rectibacter DNA segment above includes these coding regions:
- a CDS encoding aspartate dehydrogenase, with the protein product MRLFKKKSVVQSYDKENKKPVIKASICNGEQVAGFKDIQTGKIEEVMLIKSPADLESFKAMYGIDEEIVKEY
- a CDS encoding YaiI/YqxD family protein, with the protein product MQIFVDADACPVVDIVEDIAEKHNIPATLLCDTNHVLYYDYSEVIVVGAGADAVDYKLISICHRGDIVVSQDYGVAAMALGKGAYAIHQSGKWYTDENIDRMLMERHLNKKARRGSSKNHIKKQKKRTSEDDERFAQSFEKLVLMAQAREGE
- a CDS encoding transposon-transfer assisting family protein: MNNPFTVEETNLICIFHSDSRAKVIEGIHKAMKHIDDDELLELSMRVAGKLESIGDEEYAGLVLEAAE
- a CDS encoding peptide deformylase, with the protein product MVKKIVKDPLFLAQKSVDATEADKQVVTDLIDTLRANLDHCVGMAANMIGVKKNIIVVAAGPFQFAMINPVITKKSEAFQTEEGCLSLEGARPCTRYQEIEVDYLDQSFKKQHGKYSGWTAQIIQHEIDHCNGIVI
- a CDS encoding IS630 family transposase; the encoded protein is MGKRASSIELSNEEREYLERQTRARTIQAQTVTRARILLLRADSVSIDAIADKVGINRCSVMLCLKKFKEGGIENALFDAPGRGRNAEITDEEKAWIINIACQKPIDFGYAAETWTYAKLTSHINKTAEAAGYTRLSTIHKSTVHTILDEADIKPHKITYYCENRDPNFDSKMHNVLLVYKQLEMQFDESGKLIISEDTPIHVLSYDEKPGIQAIATTSDDLMPNEKHPTINRDYEYKRLGTLSLLAAIDLQTGEAIPLVRDKYSSTEYIEFLKLLDDKYPKGDKLRIVLDNLKVHTSEATRKYLATVPGRFEFVFTPKHGSWLNMVESFFSKMTRQMLRGIRVKSKEELTNRIYRYFVEINEEPIVFHWKYNLDDIDVSEEIIVDTLSVKKSS
- a CDS encoding YodL domain-containing protein, translating into MAESKTEKQKVQEITEKLEQGIKELFESEKYKTYLNTMSKFHNYSFNNTMLIAMQKPDATLVAGFKAWQKNFDRHVKKGEKGIRILAPAPYKIKEERDKIDPVTQELLLDKDGNPQKEEVEITIPAFRAVSVFDVAQTDGKPIPELAAKELLSDVEGYQDMIRAVEAISPVPIELEEIAGDSKGYYDREAKRIAVQENMSEGQTLKTMIHEVAHSKLHSKEVEQDEQMKKDRNTKEVEAESIAYTVCQHFGVDTSDYSFGYIAGWSSGRDTKELRASIDTIRRTASELITGIEEQLQELQRNREVSQEQTKESILLIQNTDLSEFSLLDVYGMDRPELMQALSEMTDDDKLSIQAYLESRGAWTTEIGNQDSREYGEYHLDVRYNTDTDELIDMKERKAVYDKAMEPINADDVVVKFASIFESEWEVLKITNMLRDDVRKMLKDMAFLDEKEWDGNYLSYMEKQGAEITLLASSSKELNGNMPDFWDYEYDFNAGLTDAEELSVIQQAEHIINRLEHGQPTFSDDERNLIVNYAYKLGNVEKTRELAEHIYAQEVDGNQDVALAMIDAQAEIDALPDSMISIYEMQEYGYTWNEMFPLTQERAIELFDHDLPVYLLHTDGSETTVSDRKQIEKHDGMCGIEKGDWLNERKLQMMQEEITESDSNREAQLLYGNTDKYGIYQLNDDPKLDKFRFEGTESLKRMGIIKDNFDAVSPENYKLVYMGELAELQGQTQSETLEAIYTKFNIDHPADYKAHSLSVSDIVVLHEDGENSAHFVDSFGFTELPKFMLTLEGKENEIQTELAVHIADRYILMHECDEGYDYSILNEQYHLLDGGVYDNPDITIQRAMDMVIADLKEPRFSAVTEQYYRDEYLQGEVYAGSEVEIVDYEELSEKAEEVEQADLEAKQAEFKENNPDVVADFRAKTEELFHSLDGQSADDIEKTVYAYVQSQIDEYGLDAQIVDVVVSGSRCRGIEQENSDLDVVVEYTGSTREDDFFNMLHEDSIYIAGIQVDINPITESRTGTLETYLPEVETYLQEKAQQEQINNQLVTQGRELVQEQNALVSEEKVLSELEKEPIIEPETVHITFTVAECGEFHNMGEYHEGIETIEEAMKLYNAIDPSRMHGIPSIGVNMHIDGTEEWEDEEADIVRGNCIDVDFLNYTPELRDTPTVQDALKKLIAAYPEKEVNDRETKETKIQTLAAELDQLSYDIDTFEYRDSVPDREAQVQMIANDIKSGNVKPLQIFLQTSIDEGIDEDSERQAKELIAKLAEYKPLAKIEELEEQNYNMIDDRLNNGVEKFNREEEMKEQAEKPQVRTSLKERLAAKQKEVAQGKKDSKEQEKSKNTHREM
- the tnpA gene encoding IS200/IS605 family transposase — translated: MDNKSLSHTKWKCQYHIVFIPKYRKKILYGRVRNDVREIISTLCKYKDVDIWIVNTFSDKFF
- a CDS encoding arsenate reductase family protein, with protein sequence MNIQIFGTKKCNDTKKAERFFKERGIKYQFIDMKEKGMSKGEFNSVAQVNGGLENMINWDGKDKDLLALIKYTTDEDKLEKVLENPQVIKTPAVRNGKQSTLGYQPDIWKGWN